A genomic region of Hugenholtzia roseola DSM 9546 contains the following coding sequences:
- the rseP gene encoding RIP metalloprotease RseP — protein MEILISALQLLLGLSFLVGVHELGHLWAAKAFGIRVETFSIGFPPKLLSFKIGETEYCLSAIPLGGYVKIAGMIDESLDTEQLKSEPQAWEFRSKPAWQRLIVMLGGIIVNVIVGVVIFIIYTFSFPDSYYPMQEVNKHGIYPSELGTSLGFQKGDKIQRVNGRTLQSFNELANPATILEGGNIEVERNGTIVSLPITDDFIRQFSTNKSARGFVSPLMPFKVGEVMPKKPAALAGLQVGDSILSINEQNIRYFQDLQTAIAEGKGKKLTIKALRQNQEVVVEADLSKDSLLGIRPEIKLQTREESYTFAQAMQVGSVRAFEVVFLQLAGMKQIVSGTIPMSESVGGLISIGKFYGGIWNWERFWFLTGMLSMVLAFMNLLPIPALDGGHVMFLLYEMIAGKPAPEKVMEIAQRVGMVILIALMVFANGMDIWKAIRGWIGL, from the coding sequence TTATCAGTGCCTTACAGTTGCTCTTGGGGCTTTCGTTTTTGGTCGGCGTGCATGAACTCGGACACCTTTGGGCTGCAAAAGCCTTTGGTATTAGGGTAGAAACCTTTTCTATCGGCTTCCCTCCTAAGCTACTTAGTTTTAAAATAGGGGAAACCGAATACTGTCTAAGTGCCATTCCTTTGGGCGGCTATGTCAAGATTGCAGGTATGATAGACGAATCTTTGGATACCGAGCAACTCAAATCAGAACCGCAGGCGTGGGAATTTCGCAGCAAACCAGCTTGGCAGCGTCTTATCGTGATGCTGGGCGGTATTATTGTCAATGTTATCGTCGGCGTGGTGATTTTTATCATCTATACTTTCTCCTTTCCCGATTCTTACTATCCCATGCAGGAGGTCAATAAGCACGGCATCTACCCCAGCGAATTAGGCACAAGTTTAGGCTTTCAGAAAGGCGACAAAATACAGCGTGTCAATGGCAGAACGCTACAAAGTTTTAACGAACTTGCCAATCCTGCCACCATCTTAGAAGGCGGCAATATCGAAGTAGAACGCAATGGCACTATCGTTTCGCTTCCCATCACCGACGATTTTATCCGCCAATTTAGCACCAACAAAAGCGCACGTGGCTTCGTAAGCCCTCTTATGCCCTTTAAAGTAGGCGAGGTAATGCCCAAAAAACCTGCCGCCCTTGCAGGTCTGCAAGTAGGCGATAGCATTTTGAGCATCAACGAGCAAAATATCCGCTATTTCCAAGACCTGCAAACAGCGATTGCGGAAGGGAAAGGCAAAAAACTCACCATCAAAGCCCTGCGCCAAAATCAGGAAGTAGTAGTAGAAGCCGACCTTAGCAAGGATTCCCTTTTAGGGATTCGCCCCGAAATCAAACTCCAAACGCGCGAGGAATCCTATACCTTTGCCCAAGCCATGCAAGTGGGTTCGGTACGCGCCTTCGAGGTAGTATTTCTCCAATTAGCTGGCATGAAGCAAATTGTTTCTGGTACAATTCCTATGTCTGAATCAGTCGGGGGATTGATAAGTATCGGAAAATTCTATGGTGGAATCTGGAATTGGGAACGCTTTTGGTTTCTGACAGGCATGCTCTCTATGGTTTTAGCCTTTATGAACCTGCTTCCTATTCCTGCCTTAGACGGCGGACACGTCATGTTTTTGCTCTATGAAATGATTGCTGGAAAGCCTGCACCCGAAAAAGTGATGGAAATAGCACAAAGAGTGGGCATGGTCATTCTTATCGCGCTCATGGTCTTTGCCAACGGCATGGACATTTGGAAAGCCATTCGCGGCTGGATAGGTCTATAA
- a CDS encoding nuclear transport factor 2 family protein yields MKYLLLFLLALSPSFLQAQTDSLAIRHCISELFEGMHQSDTSRIKACFSPHFRLVSILDQDKVQIITDFEAFLQPFTQIEAGSIEERILACQIQIDGYLATVWTPYLFFYKEKLLHCGVNAFQLHKTEGGWKILHITDTRRKEGCE; encoded by the coding sequence ATGAAATATCTACTTCTTTTTCTTTTGGCTTTATCGCCTTCTTTTTTGCAGGCGCAAACAGACTCGCTGGCTATCCGCCACTGCATTTCCGAATTATTCGAGGGCATGCACCAAAGCGATACAAGTCGGATAAAGGCTTGCTTTTCGCCTCATTTTCGCTTAGTTTCAATTTTAGACCAAGATAAAGTACAAATCATTACGGATTTTGAAGCCTTCTTGCAGCCCTTTACCCAAATAGAGGCAGGTAGCATAGAAGAAAGAATCTTGGCTTGCCAAATTCAAATAGATGGCTATTTGGCTACCGTCTGGACTCCCTACCTATTTTTCTACAAAGAAAAATTGCTCCATTGTGGCGTTAATGCGTTCCAACTGCACAAGACCGAAGGGGGCTGGAAAATTCTCCACATCACCGATACAAGGCGCAAAGAAGGTTGCGAATAG
- a CDS encoding MarR family winged helix-turn-helix transcriptional regulator: protein MDSDALLKLENQICFPLYAASRLITRLYQPYLEAWGLTYPQYLVLLFLWEKEKGYVQQIAQSLFLETNTVTPLLKRMEQAQWIERRRCVEDERKVEVLLTQKGRDLKAEAHCLPQRLVSHLNLSLEELHHLKVQLQKITETLEKVEDKK, encoded by the coding sequence ATGGATTCAGACGCACTTTTAAAATTAGAAAATCAAATTTGCTTTCCTTTGTATGCGGCTTCACGCCTGATAACACGCTTGTATCAGCCTTACCTCGAAGCTTGGGGGCTAACCTATCCGCAGTATTTGGTCTTACTTTTTTTATGGGAAAAGGAAAAAGGCTATGTGCAGCAAATTGCTCAATCGCTATTTTTGGAAACCAATACCGTAACGCCCTTGCTCAAACGCATGGAACAAGCGCAGTGGATAGAGCGCAGGCGATGTGTGGAAGATGAGCGAAAGGTAGAAGTGCTGCTCACACAAAAGGGGCGCGATTTGAAGGCAGAGGCACACTGTTTGCCCCAAAGGTTGGTTTCTCATCTCAATTTATCCTTAGAAGAGCTGCACCATCTAAAAGTGCAGTTGCAAAAAATAACGGAAACCTTAGAAAAAGTAGAAGACAAAAAATAA
- the gatA gene encoding Asp-tRNA(Asn)/Glu-tRNA(Gln) amidotransferase subunit GatA, with the protein MEKNAILSHPTLIDLQAALQRGDTTCRAVVTAYLENIEAAQTLNAFLEVYAQEALAQAEAVDAKIKAGKAGKLAGLVVGIKDVLCYQDHQVSAASKILEGFVAQFTGTVVQRLIEEDAIIIGRQNCDEFAMGSGNENSAFGVVRNADDTSRVPGGSSGGSAVAVQADLCRISLGTDTGGSVRQPAAFCGLVGLKPTYSRLSRYGLIACASSFDTIGIFAKNAQDAALVMEVVAGKDPYDSTSSSRPVPAYAEKLTLEAHFTQKPKIAYLRQTLEGEGLAPAVRKAMQVQIERLKAQGFEVEVIDFPLLKYSLPIYYLLMTAEASTNLSRYDGVRYGYRSPEVEDLEGLYKNSRSEAFGREVKRRILLGTFVLSADYYDAYFTKAQKVRRLIQEEMKKFFKTYDFILSPTAPTTAFEIGKYEGETVEIYLADLFTVPASVAGIPAISVPVGKDEKGLAIGLQIMGDFFSEEKLLAMAHYLESQSK; encoded by the coding sequence ATGGAAAAAAACGCGATTCTTTCACACCCCACGCTCATAGATTTACAAGCCGCCTTGCAAAGGGGCGACACAACCTGTAGAGCCGTCGTAACTGCCTACTTAGAGAACATAGAAGCAGCACAAACCCTCAACGCCTTTTTGGAGGTATATGCCCAAGAAGCCCTCGCGCAAGCAGAGGCGGTAGATGCCAAGATAAAGGCAGGAAAGGCGGGCAAGTTGGCAGGCTTAGTCGTTGGCATCAAAGATGTCCTCTGTTATCAAGACCATCAGGTTTCGGCTGCCTCCAAGATTTTAGAAGGCTTTGTCGCACAATTTACGGGAACAGTGGTGCAAAGGCTTATCGAGGAAGATGCGATTATCATAGGCAGACAAAATTGCGACGAATTTGCTATGGGGTCGGGCAATGAAAACTCCGCCTTCGGTGTAGTACGCAATGCCGACGACACAAGCCGCGTACCCGGTGGCTCTTCGGGCGGCTCGGCAGTGGCAGTACAGGCAGACTTGTGCAGGATTTCGTTGGGAACAGACACAGGTGGCTCGGTGCGTCAGCCTGCGGCGTTTTGCGGTTTGGTAGGATTAAAACCTACTTATTCGCGCCTTTCGCGTTATGGTCTGATTGCTTGTGCGTCTTCTTTTGATACGATTGGTATTTTTGCTAAAAATGCCCAAGACGCTGCCCTTGTTATGGAAGTAGTGGCGGGCAAAGACCCTTATGATAGCACTTCTTCAAGCCGCCCTGTGCCTGCGTATGCTGAAAAATTGACACTCGAAGCGCATTTTACCCAAAAGCCCAAAATCGCCTACCTTCGCCAAACCCTCGAAGGGGAAGGATTAGCACCTGCGGTACGCAAGGCAATGCAAGTGCAGATAGAGCGTTTGAAGGCGCAAGGTTTTGAAGTAGAGGTCATCGACTTTCCCCTGCTCAAATATTCGCTGCCCATTTATTATTTGCTCATGACGGCAGAGGCAAGCACCAATCTTTCGCGCTATGATGGCGTGCGCTATGGCTACCGTAGCCCAGAAGTGGAAGATTTGGAAGGGCTATACAAAAATTCGCGCAGTGAGGCTTTCGGGCGCGAGGTAAAACGTAGGATTTTGTTGGGAACGTTTGTATTGAGTGCCGACTATTATGATGCTTATTTTACAAAAGCCCAAAAGGTGCGCCGCCTGATTCAGGAAGAGATGAAAAAGTTTTTCAAAACTTACGATTTTATCCTTTCCCCTACCGCACCTACTACTGCCTTTGAAATTGGAAAGTATGAGGGCGAAACCGTAGAGATTTATTTAGCCGACTTATTTACCGTTCCTGCTTCTGTGGCGGGTATCCCTGCTATTTCAGTGCCTGTGGGCAAAGACGAAAAGGGGCTTGCCATTGGTTTGCAAATCATGGGCGATTTTTTTAGCGAGGAAAAACTCTTGGCAATGGCGCATTATTTAGAGAGCCAGTCGAAATAA
- a CDS encoding Sec-independent protein translocase subunit TatA/TatB has product MFAFLFAFIGSLGGWEIMVILLVILLLFGAKRIPELARGLGRGIREFKDATKEIRDSIEEGGVTDEKKKN; this is encoded by the coding sequence ATGTTTGCATTCTTGTTTGCTTTTATCGGCAGCTTAGGCGGCTGGGAGATTATGGTGATTCTCCTTGTGATTTTATTGCTTTTTGGTGCAAAGCGGATTCCCGAATTAGCACGCGGCTTGGGCAGAGGCATACGCGAATTTAAAGATGCCACCAAAGAAATCCGCGATAGCATCGAAGAAGGCGGCGTTACGGACGAAAAGAAAAAAAACTAA
- a CDS encoding organic hydroperoxide resistance protein: MSALYKAQATAQGGRNGKVVSSDQVLALEVRMPKELGGTGGAYTNPEQLFAAGYAACFDSALNLVARQQKIALVGTQVTATVGIGADPQGGFIISAKLEVVIPEVEREVAKALLEAAHAVCPYSKATRGNIEVEVVLAEEA; encoded by the coding sequence ATGAGCGCACTCTATAAAGCCCAAGCCACAGCACAAGGCGGACGCAACGGAAAAGTAGTATCCTCCGACCAAGTATTAGCCTTAGAAGTTCGCATGCCCAAAGAATTAGGCGGCACAGGCGGTGCCTACACCAATCCTGAACAACTTTTCGCCGCAGGCTATGCTGCCTGCTTCGATAGTGCCTTAAATTTGGTAGCCCGTCAGCAAAAAATCGCCTTAGTAGGCACACAAGTAACGGCTACGGTAGGAATCGGCGCAGACCCACAAGGCGGTTTTATCATCTCTGCCAAGTTGGAAGTTGTCATTCCAGAAGTGGAGCGCGAAGTGGCAAAAGCCCTTTTAGAGGCAGCCCATGCCGTTTGCCCCTACTCGAAGGCTACACGTGGCAACATCGAGGTAGAAGTCGTATTGGCAGAGGAAGCCTAA
- a CDS encoding NADP-dependent malic enzyme, with product MAKIRKEDALRYHFEGKPGKIEVIPTKATKTQRDLALAYSPGVAEPCKEIHADIENVYKYTAKGNLVAVISDGTAVLGLGNLGPEASKPVMEGKGILFKIFAGIDVFDLEVKTDNVEHFISVVKALEPTFGGINLEDIKAPECFEIEQRLKKELKIPIMHDDQHGTAIITGAALLNALELVEKRAQDVVVVVSGAGASAISCIKIFMDLGVQKKNIVVCDSKGVIRSDRGNLDASKAFFATDRDLHKLDDAIKGADIFLGLSTSNVMTAEMLASMNDNPIVFALANPDPEIAYDLAIATRQDLIFATGRSDYPNQVNNVLGFPFIFRGALDVRATEINEQMKLAAVHALAKLAKENVPDVVKLAYNQQNMAFGRDYIIPKPLDPRLLTTVAPAVAQAAIETGVARYPITDWQAYETALVERMGRDQSIIRRLNTIAKQAPQRVVFAEADNAKVLTAAQIAHDEGIAIPILLGDKKKILALIEENHLDLKDALIIDPRSDEFAEKHEQYAEQFFEKRQRRGYNRHEALKIMRERNYFGAMMLEMGEADVFISGLTRKYADTIRPALEIVGTYKDGRKVAGMYLMLTQRGPIFFSDTTMIPSPTSEDLVGIASMSAATVKQFGVEPRIAFLSYSNFGSSDDTEPRLVRRAVEIMKEKYPEIIADGEIQANIAFNPNIIKENYPFSDLAKGEPNVLIFPNLSAGNIAYKLIQELGGAEAIGPILLGMKKSVHILQLGSSVREIVNMITIAVVDAQLKAQANKGK from the coding sequence ATGGCAAAAATTAGAAAAGAAGATGCCTTGCGCTATCACTTCGAAGGCAAACCCGGTAAAATTGAAGTTATCCCAACCAAAGCCACCAAGACACAGCGCGATTTGGCGTTGGCATATTCGCCCGGCGTAGCCGAGCCTTGCAAAGAAATTCACGCCGATATTGAAAATGTCTATAAATACACTGCCAAAGGAAATTTGGTTGCCGTTATCTCTGATGGAACTGCCGTCTTGGGCTTAGGCAACTTAGGACCTGAAGCCTCCAAACCTGTGATGGAAGGCAAGGGGATTTTGTTTAAAATCTTTGCAGGGATTGACGTTTTCGATTTGGAAGTCAAGACCGACAACGTAGAACATTTTATTTCCGTTGTCAAAGCCTTAGAGCCTACTTTTGGTGGCATCAATTTAGAGGACATCAAAGCTCCCGAATGTTTTGAGATAGAACAACGGTTGAAGAAAGAACTCAAAATCCCCATCATGCACGACGACCAGCATGGGACGGCAATTATCACAGGCGCAGCCCTGCTCAATGCCCTCGAATTGGTAGAAAAAAGGGCGCAAGATGTCGTTGTGGTTGTGTCGGGTGCGGGTGCTTCTGCTATCTCTTGCATCAAGATTTTTATGGATTTGGGCGTGCAGAAAAAAAATATCGTCGTCTGTGATAGCAAAGGCGTAATCCGAAGCGATAGGGGCAATTTAGATGCCTCGAAAGCCTTTTTCGCCACCGATAGAGATTTGCACAAACTCGATGATGCCATCAAAGGTGCGGATATTTTCTTGGGGCTTTCTACTTCCAACGTCATGACGGCAGAGATGCTTGCCTCCATGAACGACAATCCGATTGTCTTTGCCCTTGCCAATCCAGACCCCGAAATTGCCTATGATTTGGCAATAGCGACGCGCCAAGACCTGATTTTCGCCACAGGGCGTTCCGACTATCCCAACCAAGTCAATAACGTTTTGGGCTTTCCCTTTATCTTTCGCGGCGCGTTAGATGTACGCGCTACCGAAATCAACGAACAGATGAAATTGGCTGCCGTTCATGCCTTAGCCAAATTAGCCAAAGAGAACGTTCCCGACGTGGTCAAATTGGCATACAACCAGCAAAATATGGCGTTTGGCAGAGATTACATCATACCCAAACCCTTAGACCCGCGCCTGCTTACCACCGTTGCGCCTGCTGTGGCACAAGCCGCCATCGAAACGGGCGTAGCACGATACCCCATTACCGATTGGCAAGCCTATGAAACTGCTCTTGTAGAGCGCATGGGGCGCGACCAAAGCATCATTCGCCGCCTCAATACCATTGCCAAACAAGCTCCGCAGCGCGTCGTTTTTGCCGAAGCCGACAACGCCAAAGTCCTCACTGCCGCACAAATTGCGCATGACGAAGGAATTGCGATTCCTATTCTTTTGGGTGATAAGAAGAAAATCTTGGCACTCATAGAAGAAAACCATTTAGACCTCAAAGATGCACTTATCATAGACCCACGCAGCGACGAATTTGCCGAAAAGCACGAGCAGTATGCCGAACAGTTTTTTGAAAAGAGGCAGCGCAGAGGCTACAATCGTCATGAGGCTCTCAAAATTATGCGTGAGCGAAATTATTTTGGTGCTATGATGCTCGAAATGGGGGAAGCCGATGTCTTTATTTCGGGGCTTACGCGCAAATATGCCGATACCATTCGCCCTGCCTTAGAGATTGTAGGCACATACAAAGACGGGCGCAAAGTGGCGGGTATGTATCTGATGCTCACCCAAAGAGGACCCATTTTCTTTTCCGATACGACCATGATTCCAAGTCCTACTTCGGAAGATTTGGTAGGAATTGCCTCCATGAGTGCTGCCACCGTCAAGCAGTTTGGCGTAGAGCCGCGCATTGCTTTCCTTTCCTATTCTAATTTTGGCTCGTCCGACGATACCGAACCGCGTTTGGTCAGACGCGCCGTAGAGATAATGAAAGAAAAGTACCCCGAAATTATTGCCGACGGCGAAATTCAGGCAAATATCGCCTTCAATCCGAATATTATCAAAGAAAACTATCCTTTTTCAGATTTGGCAAAAGGCGAACCCAACGTACTTATTTTCCCTAACCTTTCGGCAGGGAATATCGCCTACAAACTGATTCAGGAATTGGGCGGTGCAGAAGCCATTGGTCCCATTTTGTTGGGTATGAAAAAGTCGGTGCATATCCTACAATTAGGAAGTTCGGTGCGCGAAATTGTCAATATGATTACCATTGCCGTTGTAGATGCCCAGCTAAAAGCGCAGGCAAATAAGGGCAAATAG
- a CDS encoding biotin/lipoyl-containing protein, whose translation MFEVKIADQTYALERKADQLFINGSPFQADVQRLDAQHFHILAATQSYRIEVRALNRLEKTAQLLINGKPLSVEIATEMDLLLKKMGIQSQNTQAVSHLKAPMPGLVVDILVKEGDTIEKGEPLLILEAMKMENALKAPIKATIKAIKVEKRQNVEKGAVLIEFEN comes from the coding sequence ATGTTTGAAGTAAAAATTGCAGACCAGACCTACGCCCTTGAACGCAAAGCCGACCAACTTTTTATCAATGGCAGTCCCTTTCAAGCCGATGTCCAACGCCTCGATGCGCAACATTTTCACATCTTGGCAGCTACCCAATCTTATCGCATCGAAGTTCGCGCCCTCAATCGCCTCGAAAAGACGGCACAACTGCTTATCAATGGAAAGCCTTTATCGGTAGAAATTGCGACAGAAATGGACTTGTTGCTCAAAAAGATGGGGATTCAAAGCCAAAACACCCAAGCGGTGAGCCACCTCAAAGCCCCTATGCCCGGTTTAGTGGTAGATATTTTGGTCAAAGAAGGCGATACCATAGAAAAGGGCGAGCCGCTGCTTATTTTGGAAGCCATGAAGATGGAAAATGCCCTGAAAGCCCCCATAAAAGCGACTATCAAAGCCATTAAGGTTGAGAAACGCCAAAATGTGGAAAAGGGCGCGGTGCTGATAGAATTTGAAAATTAG